The region GGTTCTGAGCCGACCACCGGGCCGGTTCCCGGGCAGATTGCCGGGCCGATCCCCGGGCCGATCCCCGGGCAGATTACTGGGCAGATCCGGGTGTCCGTCGACATCGGCGGCACCTTCACCGACCTGGTCGTGGAGCAGGGGGCGGCGCTGCGGCTGTTCAAGTCGCCGACCGTGCCCGGCGACCCCGTGCTGGGCATCATGAACGCGCTGGAGATGGCCGCCGACGCCGACGGCGTGCCGCTGGCCGAGTTCCTCGGCCGGACCGGCTCGTTCGTGCACGCCACCACGCGCGGGCTCAACGCCGTGCTCACCGGCAACACCGCGCGCACGGCGTTCCTCACCACCGAGGGCCACCCGGACGTGCTGCTGCTGCGGGAAGGCGGCCGGCAGCGGCCGTTCGACTTCACCGTGCCGTTCCCCGAGCCGTACGTGCCGCGCTCGCTCACGTTCGAGGTGCGCGAGCGGATCGGGTCGACCGGGGAGGTGTTGCGGCCGCTGGACCTCGCGGCGCTGGAGCACACCTGCGACCGGTTGGCCGCCACCGGGGTGGAGGCCGTCGCGGTGTGCCTGCTGTGGTCCACCGTCAACCCGGAGCACGAACTGGCCGTCGCGCAGGTGCTGCGGCGTCGGCTGCCGGACGTCCCGGTGACGTTGTCGCACGCGCTCAACCCGTCGCTGCGGGAGTACCGGCGGGCGTCGTCGGCGGCGATCGACGCGTCGCTCAAGCCGTTGATGACCGAGTACGTCGCCGGGCTCACCGGCCGGCTGCGGACCGCCGGGCTGACCGGGCGGATCCTGATGGTCACCTCCGCCGGCGGGGTGGTGGACGTGCTGGACGCGGCCGACAAGCCCATCCTGACCATCAACTCCGGGCCGTCGATGGCCCCGGTCGCCGGGCGCGCGTACGCCACGGCCGACCTGGGCGCGCGGACCGTGATCGTCGCCGACGCCGGCGGCACCACCTACGACGTGACCCTGGTGCGGCGCGGCGAGATCCCGTCGACCCGCACGGCGTGGGTGGGCGACGAGGGCACCGGGCACATGACCGGGCTGCCGTCGATCGACGTGAAGAGCGTCGGCGCGGGCGGCGGCAGCATCGCGTGGGTCGACCCGGGCGGGCTGCTGTGGGTCGGGCCGCAAAGCGCCGGGTCGGTCCCCGGTCCCGCCTGCTACGGCAACGGCGGCACGGACGCGACGGTCACCGACGCGGCGCTGGTGCTGGGCTACCTCGACCCGGCGAACTTCTCCAGCGGGTCGATGACGCTCGACGCGCGGGCGGCGCTGGACGCGGTGACCGAGCGGGTCGCCCGGCCGCTGGGGCTGGACCCGATCGCGGCGGCGGACGCCGTGCTGCGGTTGACCACCGAGCAGATGGCGCACGCCATCCAGGAGATCACCCTCCAGCAGGGCGTCGACCCGGCGCGGGCGGTGCTGGTCGGCGGGGGCGGGGCGGCCGGGTTGAACGCGGTCGCCGTCGCCGCCCGGCTGGGCAGCCGCGAGCTGGTGATCCCGGCGGTGGGCGCGGCGCTGGCCGCCGCCGGGGCGCTGATGTCCGACCTGACCGCCGTGTACAACACCACCGTCCCGGCGGTGACCAGCAGCTTCGAGCCGGCGCGGGTGAACGCGGCGCTGGCCGGGCTGCGCGAGCGGTGCCGCGAGTTCACCGCGCACGTCGGGGCGGCCGAGGACGACGCGATCGTCACGCTGTTCGCCGAGGCCCGGTACCCGCAGCAGATCTGGGAGCTGGAGGTGCCGCTGCGGGTGGGCGCCTTCGTCGACGGATCCGACGTGACCGACTTCGAGGCCGACTTCCACGCCACCCACCAGCAGATCCTCGGCATCACCGACGAGGGGTCGCCGGTCGAGGTGGTGAGCTGGGGCGCGCGGGTCCGGGTGCCGCTGCGCGAGTCCGGCGGCGTGCTGACCGCCCGGCTCGGGCCCGCCGCGCCGCCGACCACCCGCCGCGCGTACGTGCGGGGGACCGGGATGACCGACGTGCCGGTGCGCTCGCTCGCCTCGATCGTGCCGGGCGAGCTGCTGCCCGGACCGCTGCTGGTCGAGTCGCCGTTCACCACGGTCGTGGTCGCCGACGCGAGCACGTGCGAGCTGAGCGGGTCCGGCTCGTTGATCGTCCACCCCGCGCGGGACGCCCGCCGGGCCGACACGGAGGTGGCCTGACATGACCGGGACCACGGCGGTGCGGGACGGCGCCGCGCTGGCGGTGCTCAGCCACCGCTTCGAGGCGATCGTCCGGCGGATGTCCACCACGCTGGCCCGCTCGGGCCGGTCCGGGGTGCTCAACACCGCGCGGGACTTCTCGTGCTGCGTGCTGACCGCCGCCGGCGACGTGCTGATGACCGGGCAGAGCCCGCCCATCCACGTCATGGGCGGTCCGGACCTCCAGGCGAGGTCGATGCTGGAGTTCCACCCGGACGTCCGGGCCGGCGACGCCTTCCTGCACAACTCGCCCTACCACGGCAACACCCACGCCGCGGACCACTCGATCCTGGTGCCGGTCGTGGACGACGCCGGCGTGCACCGGTTCACCGTGCTGGCCAAGGCGCACCAGGCCGACTGCGGCAACTCGGTGCCCACCACCTACATGGCCGGCGCCCGGGACGTCTACGAGGAGGGCGCGCTGATCTTCCCCGTGGTCAAGGTGCAGGAGGACTACCTCGACCGCGCGGACGTGCTGCGGATGTGCGAGATGCGGATCCGGGTGCCGCACCAGTGGCGCGGCGACTACCTCGCCGTGCTGGGCAGCGCCCGGATCGGCGAGCGCGCGCTGGTGGGGCTGGCGGAGGAGGTCGGCTGGGACGAGCTGGACGCGTTCGCCGCCGACTGGCTGGACTACAGCGAGTCCCGGATGGCCGCGGCGATCGCCGGCCTGCCCGCCGGGCGGGTCGTCACGACCACCCGGCACGACCCGTTCCCCGGGGTGCCCGACGGCGTCCCGGTGCGGGCGGAGGTGTCGGTCGACCCGGTCGACCGGGTGATCGAGATCGACCTGCGGGACAACCCGGACTGCGTGCCGTCGGGGCTCAACCTCAGCGAGGCGTCGTCCCGGACCGCCGCGCTGATCGGCGTGTTCAACAGCATCGACCACACCGTGCCGCACAACCAGGGCAGCTTCCGGCGGGTCCGGGTGCGGCTGCGGGAGAACTGCGTCGTGGGCATCCCGCGGCACCCGGTGAGCTGCTCGGTGGCGACCACCAACCTGGCCAACCGGCTGGGCAACCTGGTGCAGCGGGCGATGGCCGACCTCGGCGAGGGGATCGGGCTGGCCGAGGTCGGCACCGGCATGTCGCCGTCCGAGGCGGTGGTGTCCGGGGTGGACACCCGCAACGGCGCGGAACCGTTCGTCAACCAGATCTTCATCGGCACCAACGGCGGCGCGGGCGGTCCGGCGGGCGACGGCTGGCTGACCATGGACGACCTGGGCAGCGGCGGCACGCTGCTGCTCGACAGCGTCGAGATCGACGAGCTCAAGCAGCCGATCGTGATCCACGAGCGGCGGCTGGCCCGCGACACCGAGGGCGCGGGGCGGCACCGGGGCGCGCCCGGCCTGCACGTCGAGTACGGGCCGGTCGGCTGCGAGCTGGAAGCCATCTACGCCAACGACGGCGCGATCAACCCGATGCTGGGCGCGCGCGGCGGGCTGCCCGGCGCGCGGTCCGCGCAGCACAAGCGCGACCGGGCGGGCGAGCTGGTCGAGCTGGACAGCTGCGGGCCGGTGCGGGTCGTCGAGGGCGAACGGCTGGTGGCCCGCACCAGCGGGGGCGGCGGCTACGGCCCCCCGCACACCCGCGACCCGGAACTGGTCGCCAAGGACGTCCGCGAGGGCTGGGTCGGCGCGGTCCGCGCGCACCACGTCTACCGGGTCGTGCTGGACGACCACGGCCAGGTGGACGCCGCAGCCACCGCGCACCTGCGTGACGCGGCAGCCACCGCGCACCTGCGTGACCAGGAAGGCACCTCATGACCGCCACGACCGCACCCGATCGAACGCGCCTGGCCGCGCTGCTGGCCGCCGAGCGCGCCGCGTTCACCGAGCGCAACCCGCGCTCGGCCGCCGCGCACGCGGAGAGCCGGCACCTGCTGGGCGGCGTGCCGATGACGTGGATGGCCAAGAGCCTGGCCGGGTTCCCCCTCTACCTGGGGCGGGCGTCCGGCGCGCGGGTGGTCGACCTGGACGGCCACGAGCTGCTGGACTTCTGCCTGGGCGACACGGGGGCGATGGCCGGGCACTCGCCCGCGCCGACCGTGGCCGCGGTGACCCGGCGCTACGCCGAGCTGGGCGGCGCGACCACGATGATGCCGACCGAGGACGCCGAGGTCGTGGCGGCCGAGCTGGCGTCCCGGTTCGGCCTGGCGCAGTGGAGCTTCGCGCTGTCCGCGACCGACGCGAACCGCTGGGCGCTGCGGCTGGCCCGCGCGCTCACCGGCCGGCCGCGGATCCTGGTCAACAGCTTCAGCTACCACGGCAGCGTCGA is a window of Saccharothrix espanaensis DSM 44229 DNA encoding:
- a CDS encoding hydantoinase/oxoprolinase family protein → MSVDIGGTFTDLVVEQGAALRLFKSPTVPGDPVLGIMNALEMAADADGVPLAEFLGRTGSFVHATTRGLNAVLTGNTARTAFLTTEGHPDVLLLREGGRQRPFDFTVPFPEPYVPRSLTFEVRERIGSTGEVLRPLDLAALEHTCDRLAATGVEAVAVCLLWSTVNPEHELAVAQVLRRRLPDVPVTLSHALNPSLREYRRASSAAIDASLKPLMTEYVAGLTGRLRTAGLTGRILMVTSAGGVVDVLDAADKPILTINSGPSMAPVAGRAYATADLGARTVIVADAGGTTYDVTLVRRGEIPSTRTAWVGDEGTGHMTGLPSIDVKSVGAGGGSIAWVDPGGLLWVGPQSAGSVPGPACYGNGGTDATVTDAALVLGYLDPANFSSGSMTLDARAALDAVTERVARPLGLDPIAAADAVLRLTTEQMAHAIQEITLQQGVDPARAVLVGGGGAAGLNAVAVAARLGSRELVIPAVGAALAAAGALMSDLTAVYNTTVPAVTSSFEPARVNAALAGLRERCREFTAHVGAAEDDAIVTLFAEARYPQQIWELEVPLRVGAFVDGSDVTDFEADFHATHQQILGITDEGSPVEVVSWGARVRVPLRESGGVLTARLGPAAPPTTRRAYVRGTGMTDVPVRSLASIVPGELLPGPLLVESPFTTVVVADASTCELSGSGSLIVHPARDARRADTEVA
- a CDS encoding hydantoinase B/oxoprolinase family protein translates to MTGTTAVRDGAALAVLSHRFEAIVRRMSTTLARSGRSGVLNTARDFSCCVLTAAGDVLMTGQSPPIHVMGGPDLQARSMLEFHPDVRAGDAFLHNSPYHGNTHAADHSILVPVVDDAGVHRFTVLAKAHQADCGNSVPTTYMAGARDVYEEGALIFPVVKVQEDYLDRADVLRMCEMRIRVPHQWRGDYLAVLGSARIGERALVGLAEEVGWDELDAFAADWLDYSESRMAAAIAGLPAGRVVTTTRHDPFPGVPDGVPVRAEVSVDPVDRVIEIDLRDNPDCVPSGLNLSEASSRTAALIGVFNSIDHTVPHNQGSFRRVRVRLRENCVVGIPRHPVSCSVATTNLANRLGNLVQRAMADLGEGIGLAEVGTGMSPSEAVVSGVDTRNGAEPFVNQIFIGTNGGAGGPAGDGWLTMDDLGSGGTLLLDSVEIDELKQPIVIHERRLARDTEGAGRHRGAPGLHVEYGPVGCELEAIYANDGAINPMLGARGGLPGARSAQHKRDRAGELVELDSCGPVRVVEGERLVARTSGGGGYGPPHTRDPELVAKDVREGWVGAVRAHHVYRVVLDDHGQVDAAATAHLRDAAATAHLRDQEGTS